One region of Babylonia areolata isolate BAREFJ2019XMU chromosome 29, ASM4173473v1, whole genome shotgun sequence genomic DNA includes:
- the LOC143274630 gene encoding uncharacterized protein LOC143274630: MLNIPGVESKECHIAAELKSLTLEAQSTKYPPDTWATAYTDGSAEEPVKNGGSGVYIRLPDGRTISKSVAIGTLSTNFRAEACGLLLAAQTFSQEDTLPTNTVFLTDCKSILQSLQAPGREEILRDIRQELNLVKQGTAVVLQWIPSHCGIGGQ; this comes from the coding sequence ATGCTCAACATCCCAGGTGTCGAGAGCAAGGAGTGCCACATAGCAGCTGAACTAAAGTCGCTGACTCTGGAAGCACAAAGCACCAAATACCCTCCAGATACCTGGGCAACAGCCTACACAGATGGGTCTGCTGAAGAGCCAGTGAAGAACGGAGGAAGTGGGGTGTATATTAGACTCCCTGACGGCAGAACCATCAGCAAGTCAGTGGCTATAGGCACCCTGTCCACCAACTTCCGTGCTGAGGCCTGTGGTCTGCTACTAGCAGCCCAGACTTTCAGCCAGGAAGACACACTacccaccaacacagtgttcctGACTGACTGCAAGTCTATCCTGCAGAGTCTCCAGGCGCCAGGAAGAGAGGAGATCTTAAGAGACATCAGGCAAGAACTGAATCTCGTCAAACAGGGAACtgctgtggtgctgcagtggatcCCCTCCCACTGTGGCATAGGAGGGCAATGA